Part of the Legionella cardiaca genome, AGTCTGTGCTTTCCAGGGTGACATAATTAATCATTTCACCGCCACCTTGATACGGTGCCATATCATCAAGTAATTTTTCCTTTCCCCATAAGACACCGATGCCTGTAGGACCATACATTTTATGACCCGATAAAGCATAAAAATCACAATTCAAAGCTTGTACATCGATAGGTAAATGAGCTGTTGCTTGCGCACCATCCAAAAGAACCAAAGCCCCATAAGCGTGGGCCATTTCAATCATTTTTTTAACTGGATTAATGGTTCCTAAAGCATTCGAAACATAATTAATAGCTACAAATTTTGTATTTTCATTTAATTTCTTTTCAAACTCATCCAATAAAACATCACCATCAAATGAGATAGGCGCTACTTGTAAACGAGCACCTGTTTTTTTACAAACCATTTGCCAGGGCACAATATTAGAATGATGCTCCATATGAGTAATCAAAATTTCTTCACCCGGCAATATTCTTGGGGCTACAAAACTTTGTGCAACCAAATTAATACCTTCAGTTGTCCCTCGCACAAAAATACATTCGCGCGCGGATTTAGCATTAATAAATCGTTGTACTTTATTACGCACTGCTTCAAATTGCTGGGTAGCTCGTACGCTTAATGCATGAACACCCCGATGTACATTTGCATTATCATGTTCATAATAACGCGTGATGGCATCAATCACTGCTTGTGGTTTCTGTGTTGTCGCTGCATTATCTAAATAAGTCAGTGGATATTCATTGATTTTTTGTCCCAGGACCGGGAAATCATTGCGAATGGCTGCGATATCCAGTGTTTCAA contains:
- a CDS encoding cysteine desulfurase, with protein sequence MSTATALIETLDIAAIRNDFPVLGQKINEYPLTYLDNAATTQKPQAVIDAITRYYEHDNANVHRGVHALSVRATQQFEAVRNKVQRFINAKSARECIFVRGTTEGINLVAQSFVAPRILPGEEILITHMEHHSNIVPWQMVCKKTGARLQVAPISFDGDVLLDEFEKKLNENTKFVAINYVSNALGTINPVKKMIEMAHAYGALVLLDGAQATAHLPIDVQALNCDFYALSGHKMYGPTGIGVLWGKEKLLDDMAPYQGGGEMINYVTLESTDYAQLPHKFEAGTPNIAGAIGLGAAIDYLWSLDMEAIAAYEAHLLDYATLAVQSVKGFNIVGTAKQKVPIISFVHGTIHAHDIGTILDAAGIAIRSGHHCTMPLMDFLGVAATSRISLSFYNTKEEIDRCIKALHKVKEVFA